A stretch of the Erpetoichthys calabaricus chromosome 3, fErpCal1.3, whole genome shotgun sequence genome encodes the following:
- the LOC127527129 gene encoding uncharacterized protein LOC127527129 codes for MMLADNIVICSDSREQVEETLERWRSALERRGMKVSRNKTEYMCGNEREVSGMVRMQGIELVKVDEFKYLGSTVQSNGDVGREVKKRVQAGWSEWRRVSGVICDRRISARVKGKVYRTVVRPAMLYGLETVALTRKQETELEVAELKMLRFALGVMRMDGIRNEDIRESAQVGWLEDKVRDARWRWFGHVQRRDAGYTGRRMLRIELPSKRKRGRSKRRFMDVVREDVVRISD; via the exons atgatgcttgctgataacattgtgatctgtagtgatagtagggagcaggttgaggagaccctggagaggtggagatctgctctagagaggagaggaatgaaggtcagcaggaacaaaacagaatacatgtgtgggaatgagagggaggtcagtggaatggtgaggatgcagggaatagagttggtgaaggtggatgagtttaaatacttgggatcaacagtacagagtaacggggatgttggaagagaggtgaagaagagagtgcaggcagggtggagtgagtggagaagagtgtcaggagtgatttgtgacagacggatatcagcaagagtgaaagggaaggtctacaggacggtagtgagaccagctatgttatatgggctggagacggtggcactgaccagaaagcaggagacagagctggaggtggcagagttaaagatgctaagatttgcattgggtgtgatgaggatggatgggattagaaatgaggacattagagagtcagctcaagttggatggttggaagacaaagtcagagatgcgagatggcgttggtttggacatgtgcagaggagagatgctgggtatactgggagaagaatgctaaggatagagctgccaagtaagaggaaaagaggaagatctaagagaaggtttatggatgtggtgagagagga TGTGGTCCGGATCAGTGACTAA